The window GATCCACCTTCAAGCCGTTTATGGGCATGGCCTTGCTGGAAAGCGGAAAAATCACCCAAAGCACGGTTATCCCCGCCCCTGGAGCCTGGAGCATTCCCGGCAGCCGCCACCAATTCCGCGATTCGGTGCGCAGCGGTCATGGTTCGGCCAATTTGAGCAAAGCCATTCAGGTCTCTTCCGATACCTTTTTTTACCGTCTCGGCTACGAATTGGGTATCGACAAAACCGCGCCTTATCTGGCTGAATTCGGCCTCGGCAGCCCAACCGGCATTGACTTGCCGAACGAATACCGCGGCGTATTGCCTTCTAAAGAATGGAAAGCCAAACGTTTTGCCAAGTCAAAAAATCCATCGGCACGCGAATGGCAGCCCGCCGAAATGGTGTCGGTGAGTATCGGCCAAGGTTACAACACCTATACGCCGCTGCAAATGGCACATGCCACCGCCTCGTTGGCCAACGACGGCGTGGTATATCGACCGCACATGGTTAAAGAGCTGCTCGACCACGAGCGCCGCCAAATCACCTTAATCGAGCCCAAGCCCACACGCAATATCCCTTTCAAATACAGCAATTTTGAGTATGTCAAACAAGGCATGGTCAAAGTATTGCGCCCCGGCGGCACAGCCTGGCGTGTCGGCGCCGGCCTGCCATACAATATGGGCGGCAAAACCGGCACGGCACAAGTGGTGCAAATCAAGCAGGGGCAGAGTTACAATGCCGCCGCATTGGCCGAACAACACCGCGACCATGCCTGGTTTATTGCTTTTGCACCGGTGGAAAAACCGAAAATCGCCATTGCCGTGATTCTGGAAAACGGCGGCTGGGGCGCCAATGCCGCACCGCTGGCCAGAAGCCTGAGTGATTATTATCTGCTGAAACTGAACGCAGGCGCTGCCGGCAACAGCCAAACGGCAACACCCGGCGCCCTCACAACCGACAACCCGCTGCTGGCCGGCAACGAACCCACAACCAAAAGTATGCCCGCCCTTTCAGCCTTTCAGGCGGCCTACGATGCTGCCCGCCAAGTTTCACCCGGAGCTGCTGATGTTCGACAATAACGATACACTGCTGCAAAAAATCAAGCGCATCATCTGGAATCCGATGGATCCATGGCTGTTTTATGCCATGCTCACGGTGTATATTATGAGCCTGTTTTTGCTCTACTCTGCCGACGGCCAAGAAATCAGCCAGCTTGAAAACAAAACCCTGCATACCGTGCTGGCCTTTATCTTGCTGTGGTTCATCGCCCGCACGCGCCCGCAGGTTTTATCAAACTTTGCCCCGCCGGCCTATATAATCGGGGTGATACTGCTGATAGGCGTGCACTTTTTCGGCATCACCGTTAATGGTTCGCAGCGCTGGCTGAATCTCGGCTTCGCCCGTATCCAACCTTCCGAAATCATGAAAATCGCGCTGCCGATGATGGTGGCCTGGTATTTTCAGAAATATGAAATGTCGTTGCGCTGGTATCATTATCTGGTGGGCATTTTATTGGTTGTCATACCCGGCGCACTGATTCTGAAGCAGCCCGACCTGGGCACCGCCACCCTGATTATGGCTTCCGGCCTGTTTGTGATTTTCTTTGCCGGCCTCTCTTGGAAAGCGATTTTCGCCGCTATTGCCGGCTTTACCGCCGCGCTGCCGCTGATTTGGCATTACGGCATGCACGACTATCAGAAAACCCGCGTGCTCACCCTGCTTGATCCCACCAAAGACCCGTTGGGCGCCGGCTACCATATCATCCAATCCATGATTGCCATCGGCTCGGGCGGCATATGGGGAAAAGGCTGGCTCAACGGCACGCAGACCCATCTCGACTATATTCCCGAAGCGCATACCGATTTTATTTTTGCCGTTTACGGCGAAGAATTCGGCCTGATCGGCAATATTTTACTGCTGGCGATTTACCTGCTGATTTTGGCGCGCGGCCTGTATATTGCCTCAAAAGCACCCACGCTCTACAGCCGCACCCTGGCCGGCGCGCTCACGATGACCTTTTTCTGCTATGCCTTTGTCAATATGGGCATGGTCAGCGGCATTTTACCCGTTGTGGGCGTGCCCCTGCCGCTCGTCAGCTACGGCGGCACAGCCACACTCTCCATCATGGTGGTATTGGCACTTTTGATGAGCATCGCCAACCAGCGTCGACACTAAAAGGATTTTCAAAATGGGACTGGAAGTCAGCAAAGTTATTCTGGCCTTTATGGTGCTGATCAATCCATTCAGCGCGCTGTCGATTTATCTCGACCTTACCCGCAATCACAGCACCCGCGAGCGCCGGAAAATCGCCCAAATTGCCGCGGCCACCGTATTGATTGCCATCACACTGTTTACCCTCAGCGGCGGGTGGCTGCTCAAACTCTTGGGCATCAGCGTGGGGTCGTTTCAAGTGGGCGGCGGCATCTTGGTGCTGCTGATTGCCATTTCGATGATGAGCGGCAACGACAACCCCGCCAAGCCCGATGTCGGCACGGAAGAAAGCAACGAAATCACCATCCAGCAACCCAAATCCAGCCAAAACATTGCTGCCGTAGCCGTTGTGCCGCTGGCCATTCCGATGATGATCGGCCCCGGCGGTATTTCTACCGTGATTATTTACGCCTCATCAGCAAAAACCTACTGGGACATCTTATCTATTCTGGCTGCCGGCTTTATCATCAGCCTGATTTGCTATACCACACTCCTGGCCGCCTCCCGCGTCAGCAAAGTATTGGGCGAAACCGGCCTAACCATTCTCAACCGCATCATGGGCATGCTGCTGGCCGCAGTATCGGTAGAAATCATCGTGGCCGGACTAAAAAACCTGTTTCCGCAACTGGCAGGTTGAATGCTTGCAATAACAAAATCTTTGCCGTTTCCCGCACCATAAACAACTGATAACCCATTCGCAACAATAAACCACCTGGTCGGCTTGCTTTTGTGAATGGGTATAACCCGGTTTGAGGCCGTCTGAAATATTTGTTTCAGACGGCCTCAAACCGGGTTATCGGGTTGCTTTATATTGTTGATTAAGTGGTTTAACTATAAGAATTTCATGCTTAATCATTCAATAAATCATTATTCATGGCTTGCAGAAATAACAACCCGGCGGTTAGGTTGCAAACATGCTTTCAACATTTCGCCCTGCTCTGCCTCGCAAGCCGCTACTTGATCAGCCTTACCATAACCTGCCGCCACAACCGAATCCGCTTCAAATCCTTGCTGTATCAGATAAGCTTTTACCGCATCCGCCCGTTTTTGTGATAAAGCCTGATTGTAAAAATCAGATCCCAAACGATCGGTGTAGCCGGCAATGTTTACCCTGCCCGTATCTTGGGTTTTCAAACTTTTAATGATGCTGTCTAATTTTTCCTTACCTGCCTCCGTCAGCGATGCTTCATCAAAACCAAATAAAAGATCAGCAGACAATTCAAAACGGTTATCGCATCCCGCAGGTTTCCAAAAGAATGATTGGGCATTCATATGATTATCAAACAACACCTTAAACTGGCAAGTTTTATGTTCGCCATTTTGGCGGTAATTAAATACATAATCCCATTCCCGTACATTAAAGAAGCCTTCATTAAAGTGCGGCTTGCCAATCAAATAATACAATTGCTGCTTATTCATGCCCGCCTCAATTTGGCGCACATTATCCCAATTAGGCCAAGTGCCGTGCTGGGAACCGCTAAAATTCACACCGGCTTTCTGAATTTCAGGCCAAACCGGATGCTCGGTGGTGCCCTCTTTGCTGACATGGCTCAAGCCGCAACCGGCCACTACCAGAGCAGCGGCAAAAGGCAGTACATATTTAGCTATTTGTTTCATATTGATGATTCCTTATTTTAAGCACCACACTTCACCGTTAAGCCGGCAAAGTGTGGTTTAGATGACGATGCAGTGATTACCAACGATAGCCGAAGCCCACACCGCTGCTCACCGTGCCGCGGCTGTTATGTGAAGCATTCAGCTTGAAAACCATCTTGCCGTTATCCGACACACTGGAAATCCCCAATGCGATGGCTCGTTGCGCCCGGTGTGCACCACCGGCAATCGCCACCATGCTTTCACCGGCTTGGATTGCTTGTGGCAAGCTGGCCATCGCAGCAGCTGTCGCACCCACGCCGTCGATATCGCGCGACAATTTCTCCACACGGTTACTCAACTGGTTTACCCCGACCGCAACGTTGTCGATAGCGCGGTGCGTGTCGTACAGCTGGCTGCCGTTAATCGCATCGGTACTGGTTGCAGAAACCACGCCGGCGGCAACGTTTTGAATCTGACGGGTGTTGCCTTCGCTGCCGACGCTGACTACACCGCCTACATCGGCCACACCTGCAACCTGTTCGTCATTCACACCCAGATAGGTGTAGCTGCTGCCGTTGTTGTGATCTGCACGGTTGATTTGCTTGGCAGACGATTTGTTGCCCAACACCACCGAGTTTTCCAGCGTTTCGGTCACATCGTTACCCACCACAAACGTATTAGCGGTGCTGACGGTATTGTTGTTACCCAATGCATAGCTGGCGTTGCCGCTCACCGTATTCGGGTCGCCGATTGCGCCGGAATGGTTGCCGGTAACGTTATTGCCCGTACCGATACTCAGCGACTGTTTGCCTGCCGCAATCGAGCCGTGGCCAATCGCTACAGCAGATTCGCCGCTGGCTTTGGTGTTGTGGCCGACTGCGACCGCACTTGTGCCGGTGTCGGCAACAATCGCATTCACCCCGACAGCCGTTGAGTTGGCACCGCCGGCGCTGGAATCGTTGGTTGCGCCGATATCGCCTTTTTCCGCACCGGTATTATTGGTATGGAAATATTTCACGCCGCCGGTATTCATACTTTGCACGGTTTGCGCAATCGTCTGATGATCGGTGGTTTGCTGCCCGCTGGTGTTATAGGTCAGGAACTGCGATTTGCTGTTGCTGTTGTCTACATTATTGTTGATCACTTGATCTTTAATGTTGACCTCCGTTGTCGTGCCGTCGGGGTTGGTGATGGTGGCATTGTTCACGGCATAAAGCTGCTTGCCTGTAACCACATCACTGCTCGTAGCGGAAATATCACCGTCTTTCACGCCGCTGATTTTGCCGTCTTTCACGTTCACACCGCCCACACTCAAACTGCCGTCGTTGCCCAAATCAATGTCTTTCGCCAATTGGATTTGCACTTTGCCATCGGCCACTTTGGTGCTGATGTTGCTGTCGGCACCGACAATCTCAACGGTTTCGCCCAGCTTCGCCGTTTGCGTACCGTCCTGTGTTTTCACGCCAAAGCCTTTGTCCGTGATACTGCCGACCGCAGAATCAACAGCCTCTTTCACGTTTGCGATATTGGCCGCATCGGTGTCTTTTTCACCTTTGCCCACGTTCGACAACACATTGCCGCCGTTGTCCAAGCCTTTATCGGTCAGGCTCACCACCTTATCGCCTTCGCCGATGGTGATGCCTTTGCCGTTAATCACGGTCGTGGCGCCGTCGGTGGTAAAGGTGGCGCTGTTCAAGCCGCTCAAGTCTTTCGCCAGGGCAATCCGCATGGTGCCGTCTTCAACCGACGTCATCAGGTTTTTGCCTGCATCAAACTTGCTGGAATCGGTGTTGGCATCAGCGCCTTTAATGCTCACGGTTTCATTCAGCTTTTTCGCCGCTTCGCCGCTGTTGCCGGCAAATTTCAAGCCGTCGTTCAGGGTGGCCACTTGTTCGACAATGTCGTTACCGTCAGCATCTTTGCCGTTGGTGTAAGTGATGCGGGTTGCTGTTTCACCGTCTTTACCGTTCAAACCTTTGGCGCCGGCAGTATTCACACCGATGGTGGTGCCTTGTCCATCTTTCCCGTTCAAGCCGATGGTGCCGTCTTTGCCGTTCAGCGTCACCGCACTGCCGTCTTTGCCGTTCACCGCCAGTTTGCCGTCTTCACCGGCTTCACCGTTTTCGGCTTTTTCACCGATGGTCAAGTCGTTGTTAAAGGCAATTTGCAAGGCTTCAGCTTTTCCGTCGGCATCTTTAACCACTTGGGTGCTGATGTTTTTGCCATCGCCTTTTACAGCAATCGTCGAACCTAAAGACTGTTTAATCGTTTCGCCATTGTCATCGGCTAAGCTGAATCCGTCGGCAGTTGCTTTAGAAACCAGCTCTTTCACGTTTGCGATATTGGCCGCATCGGTGTCTTTTACACCGTTGCCCACGTTCGACAACACATTGCCGCCGTTGTCCAGCCCTTTGTCGGTCAGGCTCACGGTTTTGCCGTCTTCGCCGTTTTCACCTTGTTTGGCAATCGTGATGCCGTTATCGCTGATGGTGGTGGTATTGCCGTTTGTGCCGAAAGTTGCCTTGTTCAAATCCGTCAACTCTTTGGCCAGTTTCACCACCAAGTTGCCGTCTTCACTATCCACACGGATATTGTTACTGCTCATTTCAGCCCCTTCAGCCGCACCCCCTTTAATGGTTAAGGTTTCATTCAATTTTTTGGCAATATCGTCGCCTTTATCACCTTTGAATTTCAAACCGTCATTCAAGGTTGCCACTTCTTCAACGATGTCGTTGCCTTCAGCATCTTTGCCGTTGGTGTAAGTGATGCGGGTTGCTGTTTCACCGTCTTTGCCGTCCAAACCTTTGGCGCCGTTTTTCACGGCGATATTGGTAGTCGGCGCAGCCTCGCCATTGTCACCTTTCGGCCCGGTCAGGCCGATAGAGCCGTCGGCACCGTTAATCACCACCGCACTGCCGTCTTTACCGTTCACCGCCAGTTTGCCGTCTTCGCCGGCTTGACCGTTTTCAGCCGCTTTACCGATGGTCAGGTCTTTATTGAACCCAAACTGCAAAGCGCCGCTGTCGGCATCTGCCGTTACGCTGATGTTGTCGTCACCTTTCAATTGAATGGCTTTATTGTCACTCAGTTTATTGCTGACTTTATTGCCGTTTTCATCTTCAAATGCCACGCTCAAGCCATTGAGGGAATCAGCGGTTGCGGCATTGTCGATTTTGGCTTTTGTTGCCTCATCAAGCTTAACGGTGATGCTTTTACCCTCAGCATCAACAGCGGTCGCAATACCGTTTTCACCTTTAATATCAAAATGGCTGTTGTCTTTATCAACGGTTACTTTCGCACCGTCAACCCCGGTTGTGCCCACGGTAAAGCTTGCCAGTTTTGCATCGGCGGCTGTTTTGGCTTCCGTTGCACTTTCCTGCGCTTTAATCACTGATGAATTCACAGCTTGCAAGTCGCCGATATTGGCGGCATTTTTCAGCATATCGCCCGCTGCAGCAGCCAAATCTGTACCATTTAAACCACTGGCTACATTGGCAATTTGTTTATCGCCCGCATTGATACCCTTATCTTTGCTGATCGACACATCACCTGCGGTAAAGGTATCGGCAGCAACACTAGTCAAGCCTTTCAGATCTTTCGCTAAGGTAAAGTTAATCGCTTTGTTGGCTGAATCAATAGCCGCTACGATATTGCTATCGCCGCCTTTCAGGGTCAGTTTGTCGCCGCTACCAATCTCTAAATCAGTTGTGGCTTGGCCGTCTGAATATTTAGTGGTCAAGTTGCCCATGGCGGTACTGACTTCGTCCAGCTGTTTCTTGTTGACTGCGTCAGTGTCTGCAACACCGGCTGCAACGTTGCTGATTTTGGTGTTGCCGGCATCAATACCGCTGCGGCTGATTTGCGGTGCAGTAGCATCAAAGCCATCTTTGCCGTCATTAAAGCCCACGCCGTCATCGGTAATCATCACGCCGTTATCGCCGAAGTTGATTGAGCCGTCTTCGGTCAGCTCGATGTTTTTCGCCAGCTCGATATCCAAGCCGTCGCCTGCTGCGTTGGTGCTGACGGAAATGTTGCCGGTGGTGACGTTAGTCGGGTCGGTGACGCCGCCGTTCAGTTTCAGCGTTTCGCCTAATTTACGTGCCACACCATCGCCCACATCGCCGCTAAAGGTCAGCTGTTTGCCTTCCAACGTGGTTAAGTCTGCGGTGCTGGCGGCATTGTCGATTTTGGCTTTGGTGTCTGCCGTCAAATCAACGGTGATTTTGTTGCCGTCAACTTTGGTTTCTACCTTGCCGTCATCTGCACCGACGATGTCAAAACGGGTGCTGTCTTTGCTGATGGCAATGCCTGCCGCAGCGCCTGCTTTATCGGCGCCCACGGTGAAATTAGCCAATTTTGCATCAGCTGTGGTTTTGGCTTCTTTCGCGGCTTCGTCCGCTTTTTCTGCTTTGGCATCGGCAGCAGCGGCGGCAGCAGTTACATCGGTTTTCACAGTTTCCAACTGGCTGAAATTCACCGCATCATTTGCTTCTGTGCCATTCGCCACATTGGTGATTTTCTTATTACCGGCGTTAATGCCGTTATCTTTCGAAATCACAACATCACCTGCGGTAAAGGTATCGGCGGCAACGCTGGTTAAGCCGTTTAAGGTTTTAGACATTTCGATTGAAAGCGTATCGCCGGCGGCATTGGTGATAATGTTGCCTTTTGTGGCCGCATCATCGGCAGCGCCTTGAATCTTCAACGCTTTGCCGTTGGCAATGGTGATTTCTTCGCCTTTATCGCCTTGATATTTGGTCGCAACGGCGCCAACCGCACTTTCAACATTTTTCAGTTGGTCTTGGGTTGCCTGATCCAAACCAACGGTGATTTTCTTGCCGTCTACTTTGGTTTCAACGCCGTTTTGGCCGACGATATCCAAGCGGTTGCCGTCTTTATTGAGCGTAACCATGTTAGTTGTATCGGCACTATTAGTGTCTACGCCAACCAATACGTTAGCCAGTTTCTCATCAGCTGCTGTTTTGGCTTCTGCGGCGGCTTCGTTTGCTTTTGTCGCATTGGCATCGGCAGCATCGGCAGCCGTTTTC of the Uruburuella testudinis genome contains:
- the mrdA gene encoding penicillin-binding protein 2 is translated as MKTPRQYKQTAHDQAAQQKDFWLRLMVAFVLIVIFFAVLLGRFIYLQVIKHDEFVAKATSNRISLIPTAPTRGEVVDVNGVVLAHNYPAYSLEIVPSNLEGKIDDTIEALRNYVDITEADLRRFKKFRAEFRSYEKIPLKLKLAPDEAARLASQLYRFRGVEINARTFREYPYGQLTAHFLGYIGRISDRDQKKLDEENLASLYRGSTHIGKSGLESYYERQLHGSPGYQEVEKDAYGNVVRVLKTVPAKTGQTLRLAMDIRLQQEADRLMSGRRGAMVAIDPQTGGILAFVSKPSFDPNLFIDGIDTETWKGLNEDWQRPLINRVTQGLYPPGSTFKPFMGMALLESGKITQSTVIPAPGAWSIPGSRHQFRDSVRSGHGSANLSKAIQVSSDTFFYRLGYELGIDKTAPYLAEFGLGSPTGIDLPNEYRGVLPSKEWKAKRFAKSKNPSAREWQPAEMVSVSIGQGYNTYTPLQMAHATASLANDGVVYRPHMVKELLDHERRQITLIEPKPTRNIPFKYSNFEYVKQGMVKVLRPGGTAWRVGAGLPYNMGGKTGTAQVVQIKQGQSYNAAALAEQHRDHAWFIAFAPVEKPKIAIAVILENGGWGANAAPLARSLSDYYLLKLNAGAAGNSQTATPGALTTDNPLLAGNEPTTKSMPALSAFQAAYDAARQVSPGAADVRQ
- the rodA gene encoding rod shape-determining protein RodA; amino-acid sequence: MFDNNDTLLQKIKRIIWNPMDPWLFYAMLTVYIMSLFLLYSADGQEISQLENKTLHTVLAFILLWFIARTRPQVLSNFAPPAYIIGVILLIGVHFFGITVNGSQRWLNLGFARIQPSEIMKIALPMMVAWYFQKYEMSLRWYHYLVGILLVVIPGALILKQPDLGTATLIMASGLFVIFFAGLSWKAIFAAIAGFTAALPLIWHYGMHDYQKTRVLTLLDPTKDPLGAGYHIIQSMIAIGSGGIWGKGWLNGTQTHLDYIPEAHTDFIFAVYGEEFGLIGNILLLAIYLLILARGLYIASKAPTLYSRTLAGALTMTFFCYAFVNMGMVSGILPVVGVPLPLVSYGGTATLSIMVVLALLMSIANQRRH
- a CDS encoding MarC family protein, whose amino-acid sequence is MGLEVSKVILAFMVLINPFSALSIYLDLTRNHSTRERRKIAQIAAATVLIAITLFTLSGGWLLKLLGISVGSFQVGGGILVLLIAISMMSGNDNPAKPDVGTEESNEITIQQPKSSQNIAAVAVVPLAIPMMIGPGGISTVIIYASSAKTYWDILSILAAGFIISLICYTTLLAASRVSKVLGETGLTILNRIMGMLLAAVSVEIIVAGLKNLFPQLAG
- a CDS encoding OmpA family protein, translating into MKQIAKYVLPFAAALVVAGCGLSHVSKEGTTEHPVWPEIQKAGVNFSGSQHGTWPNWDNVRQIEAGMNKQQLYYLIGKPHFNEGFFNVREWDYVFNYRQNGEHKTCQFKVLFDNHMNAQSFFWKPAGCDNRFELSADLLFGFDEASLTEAGKEKLDSIIKSLKTQDTGRVNIAGYTDRLGSDFYNQALSQKRADAVKAYLIQQGFEADSVVAAGYGKADQVAACEAEQGEMLKACLQPNRRVVISASHE